From one Meles meles chromosome 18, mMelMel3.1 paternal haplotype, whole genome shotgun sequence genomic stretch:
- the ZNF750 gene encoding zinc finger protein 750 — protein MSLLKERKPKKPHYIPRPPGKPFKYKCFQCPFTCNEKSHLFNHMKYGLCKNSITLVSEQDRVPKCPKSNSLDPKQANQPDAASKPASAQPVASGLPHFDAKLQQSLAKDDVKENLDLHTRGPQRCPGQKPAALHEEAAPLSPAPEAGRGTQPVLEGTARPSAFVPVGEHRLKGPERAEAPELLALPNPTAKAASFHTKSAFHAPGYPWKAGSPFLPPEFAHKVPSTKGFGAISPYVQPAVPEYSPHFYTEHGLATIYSPYLLAGNSPECDAPLLSVYGAQDQRHLLPPPGPVPKHLAPPSAYDHYRLFQQFPSNLPGPYGFYRPESAFSCYGLRLPPVAGISREQSSHLLEEAALLYPALSPSKSSPSSTHKKHTEFEKESPTPEAKDSSKDGQRDTEGTKMSPRAGSAATGSPGRPSPTNFTQTSQPCGELCSLSDKPPSSALGRLHQPEHSLTAFKPVKKSTECPRSQALENRDESAKSLDAMNGDAPPETGRASRGPEATPSSPEDSSRTAPLNLSKKPEARAATHSPVYKDYAELQDMPLNLSVKDPCNVLTRRPSVHSPPQEAEPATTAAHNTETGSSQDGPDPTPTNQTGLDATEGPSTAPTMKAQDTRAVDSSDEQKQTAAVALCQLAAYSPGNIRVGDGEPTAPESPGQQDAPTLGTTESPEAQCDLRPRGQKRTSPREAGKSQQGTKKTKQSDTARVFTLRKRTRVS, from the exons ATGAGTCTCCTCAAAGAGCGGAAACCGAAAAAGCCGCACTACATCCCCAGGCCTCCAGGAAAGCCCTTCAAGTACAAGTGTTTCCAGTGTCCTTTCACTTGCAACGAGAAGTCACACCTTTTCAACCACATGAAGTACGGTCTCTGCAAGAACTCCATCACTCTGGTGTCAGAGCAGGACCGTGTCCCTAAGTGCCCCAAATCCAACTCCCTGGACCCCAAGCAAGCGAACCAGCCAGACGCGGCCTCAAAGCCCGCCTCCGCCCAGCCTGTCGCAAGCGGGCTCCCACACTTCGATGCCAAGCTCCAGCAAAGCCTTGCCAAGGACGACGTGAAGGAAAACCTGGACCTGCACACACGTGGGCCCCAAAGGTGCCCGGGACAGAAGCCTGCTGCTCTCCACGAGGAAGCAGCTCCCCTGAGTCCTGCTCCAGAGGCCGGCAGGGGCACCCAGCCCGTTCTGGAAGGCACGGCGCGGCCCTCGGCGTTCGTCCCGGTGGGAGAGCACAGACTGAAAGGGCCAGAACGCGCTGAGGCTCCTGAGCTGCTGGCGCTGCCCAACCCCACGGCCAAAGCCGCCTCCTTCCACACCAAGTCCGCATTCCATGCTCCCGGCTACCCGTGGAAAGCCGGCTCGCCTTTCCTGCCGCCTGAGTTCGCGCACAAAGTCCCTTCCACAAAGGGGTTTGGTGCCATTTCCCCTTACGTGCAGCCCGCGGTCCCGGAGTACTCACCCCACTTTTACACGGAGCACGGACTGGCCACCATCTACTCACCCTACCTACTCGCCGGGAACTCTCCCGAATGCGATGCCCCCCTGCTCTCCGTCTACGGGGCCCAAGACCAGAGGCACCTGCTGCCTCCCCCGGGGCCAGTCCCGAAGCACTTGGCGCCCCCCTCGGCATATGACCACTACAGGCTCTTCCAGCAGTTCCCTTCCAACCTGCCCGGGCCCTATGGCTTTTACAGACCAGAGTCTGCGTTCTCCTGCTACGGTCTCAGACTCCCACCCGTCGCGGGCATTTCCAGAGAGCAAAGCTCCCACCTACTGGAAGAAGCCGCCCTGCTCTACCCAGCCTTGAGTCCGTCCAAGTCAAGTCCTTCCAGCACCCACAAAAAACACACCGAGTTTGAGAAGGAGAGCCCAACTCCTGAGGCTAAAGATTCCTCCAAAGACGGGCAAAGGGACACAGAGGGAACCAAAATGAGCCCTCGAGCAGGCAGCGCAGCCACAGGCTCCCCAGGAAGGCCAAGTCCCACCAACTTCACACAGACAAGTCAGCCGTGTGGAGAGCTGTGCAGCCTCTCAGACAAGCCACCCTCCAGTGCCCTGGGAAGGCTCCATCAGCCTGAACACAGCCTCACAGCCTTCAAGCCCGTCAAGAAGAGCACAGAGTGCCCACGTTCCCAAGCTCTGGAAAACAGAGACGAGTCTgcaaaaag cCTCGACGCCATGAATGGAGACGCCCCACCTGAGACGGGACGTGCCTCTCGTGGTCCGGAGGCCACACCTTCCAGCCCAGAGGACAGCTCCCGGACAGCTCCGCTGAACCTCTCCAAGAAACCCGAGGCTAGAGCGGCCACGCACAGCCCCGTGTACAAGGACTATGCAGAGCTGCAGGACATGCCCCTGAACCTCTCGGTGAAAGACCCCTGCAACGTCCTGACCCGGAGACCCTCCGTCCACAGCCCACCGCAAGAGGCAGAACCTGCCACCACAGCTGCTCACAACACAGAGACGGGAAGTTCCCAAGATGGGCCAGACCCCACCCCGACAAACCAAACTGGCCTGGACGCTACTGAGGGGCCATCAACAGCCCCTACTATGAAGGCCCAGGACACGAGAGCGGTGGACAGCAGCGACGAGCAGAAGCAGACGGCGGCCGTGGCCCTCTGCCAACTGGCAGCCTACAGCCCGGGGAACATCCGGGTGGGCGATGGGGAGCCCACGGCCCCGGAGTCCCCCGGCCAACAAGATGCACCCACTCTCGGCACCACGGAGAGCCCAGAGGCTCAGTGTGACCTCAGACCCAGGGGGCAAAAGCGGACAAGtccaagggaggctgggaagtcccagCAAGGAACTAAGAAGACAAAGCAGAGCGACACAGCCAGAGTGTTCACTCTTCGGAAAAGAACACGGGTGTCTTAG